One window of Helicobacter winghamensis ATCC BAA-430 genomic DNA carries:
- the pheA gene encoding prephenate dehydratase, whose amino-acid sequence MNLQHFRTEIDGIDDSILELLEKRMEIVKRIGKAKMQSNAPIYRPEREKEIIDRLNSKKSLLLDKSAIEAIYLEIFAVSRNLELPERVAYLGPLGSYTHQAAESRFGAMCEYFSHNTITQAIKSVENRRASYAVIPIENNQNGAVGETLDLLKDTELKIVAEIYMPIHHCFASIAQSVKEIEVIYSKDIAFGQCSSFLSEHSLDHIQRIPVDSTARAAQLAAENPKCAAICSHIAAKLYNVPVLFGNIEDNSHNKTRFIIVSNFKNQRCGRDKTSLYANLANTDRPGALYHLLYDIKDLNINMTSIQSRPVSGSDFNYCFFIDIDGHIDDANVAELFLRYPNALKWLGSYLKN is encoded by the coding sequence GTGAATTTACAGCATTTTAGGACAGAGATTGATGGGATTGATGATAGTATTTTAGAACTCTTAGAAAAAAGAATGGAGATTGTTAAGCGCATTGGTAAAGCAAAAATGCAGAGCAATGCGCCTATTTATCGTCCAGAACGCGAAAAAGAAATTATTGATAGATTGAATTCTAAGAAGTCTTTATTGCTTGATAAGTCTGCTATTGAAGCGATTTATTTAGAGATTTTTGCGGTGAGTCGTAATCTTGAGTTGCCAGAGAGAGTAGCTTATCTTGGACCTCTTGGAAGTTATACGCACCAAGCAGCGGAGAGTCGCTTTGGGGCAATGTGTGAGTATTTTTCGCACAATACAATCACACAAGCAATTAAAAGCGTGGAGAATCGTCGCGCAAGTTATGCTGTGATTCCTATTGAAAATAATCAAAATGGGGCGGTTGGAGAAACACTGGATTTGCTTAAAGATACAGAGTTGAAAATCGTTGCAGAAATTTATATGCCCATTCATCATTGTTTTGCAAGTATAGCGCAAAGCGTTAAAGAGATTGAAGTGATTTATTCTAAAGATATTGCGTTTGGGCAGTGTTCTAGCTTTTTGAGTGAGCATTCTTTAGATCATATCCAAAGAATTCCTGTGGATTCTACGGCTAGAGCTGCACAACTTGCAGCAGAGAATCCCAAATGCGCTGCTATTTGTTCACATATTGCTGCAAAGTTGTATAATGTTCCAGTGCTTTTTGGGAATATTGAAGATAATTCGCATAATAAAACGCGCTTTATTATTGTAAGTAATTTTAAAAATCAGCGTTGTGGTAGGGATAAAACTTCCTTGTATGCAAATCTTGCAAATACTGATCGTCCTGGGGCATTATACCATTTGCTTTATGATATTAAGGATTTAAACATTAATATGACTTCGATTCAATCACGCCCCGTTTCTGGAAGTGATTTTAACTATTGCTTTTTTATTGATATTGATGGGCATATTGATGACGCAAATGTAGCAGAGCTTTTTTTGCGCTATCCTAATGCGTTAAAATGGCTTGGAAGTTATTTGAAAAACTAA
- the fumC gene encoding class II fumarate hydratase, which yields MEQKFRIERDTMGEVKVPDDKYWGAQTERSFENFKIGIEKMPKVLIYAFANLKKSLAIVNHNLGKLDEVRKNAIVQACDEIVAGKFDENFPLAIWQTGSGTQSNMNMNEVIANRATEIAGYDFRKEKFVHPNDHVNMSQSSNDTFPTAMSIVAVEQVLQKLIPSLECLSTTLGKKAQDFKEIIKIGRTHLQDATPLTLGQEFSGYHSMLEHSKEQILASLPTLRELAIGGTAVGTGLNAHPQLSEKVSAELTKMLGIEFVSSPNKFHALTSHDAITFTHGAMKGLAANLMKIANDIRWLASGPRCGLGELRIPENEPGSSIMPGKVNPTQCEALTMVAVQVMGNDTAIGIAASQGNFELNVFKPVIIYNFLQSLDLLADAMHSFNIHCAEGIEPELEKIDYNLHHSLMLVTALNPHIGYENAAKIAKNAHKKGISLKESALELELVSEEDYKKWIDPSKMIGPKT from the coding sequence ATGGAGCAAAAATTTAGGATTGAGCGTGATACGATGGGCGAAGTGAAAGTTCCAGATGATAAGTATTGGGGGGCGCAAACAGAGCGGAGTTTTGAAAATTTCAAAATTGGGATAGAAAAAATGCCAAAAGTGCTAATTTATGCCTTTGCAAACCTTAAAAAATCTTTAGCTATTGTTAATCATAATTTAGGAAAGCTTGATGAAGTGCGTAAAAATGCGATTGTTCAGGCATGTGATGAAATAGTAGCGGGTAAATTTGATGAGAATTTTCCGCTTGCAATTTGGCAAACAGGTTCTGGCACACAAAGCAATATGAATATGAATGAAGTGATTGCAAACCGCGCCACAGAGATTGCAGGTTATGACTTTAGAAAAGAAAAATTTGTCCATCCAAACGATCATGTAAATATGTCGCAAAGCTCTAATGATACATTCCCAACGGCAATGAGTATTGTAGCAGTGGAGCAAGTGCTACAAAAGCTAATCCCTTCGCTTGAGTGTTTAAGCACAACACTAGGTAAAAAAGCGCAGGATTTTAAGGAGATTATTAAGATTGGACGCACTCATTTGCAGGATGCTACACCTTTGACTTTAGGGCAGGAATTTAGTGGGTATCATTCTATGCTAGAGCATTCCAAAGAGCAAATTCTAGCAAGTTTGCCTACACTAAGAGAGTTAGCCATTGGTGGAACAGCGGTAGGAACAGGATTAAATGCGCATCCACAACTTAGCGAAAAGGTAAGCGCAGAGCTAACAAAAATGCTAGGTATTGAGTTTGTATCAAGCCCTAATAAATTTCACGCATTAACTAGCCACGATGCGATTACTTTCACACACGGAGCAATGAAAGGCTTGGCGGCAAATTTAATGAAAATTGCAAATGATATTAGATGGCTTGCAAGCGGTCCTAGATGTGGATTAGGAGAGCTTAGAATTCCAGAAAATGAACCTGGAAGCTCCATTATGCCCGGAAAAGTTAATCCCACACAATGTGAAGCGCTAACTATGGTTGCTGTGCAGGTTATGGGGAATGATACAGCGATTGGAATTGCTGCAAGTCAAGGAAATTTTGAGCTTAATGTGTTTAAACCAGTGATTATTTATAACTTCTTGCAAAGCCTAGATTTGCTTGCTGATGCAATGCATTCCTTTAATATCCATTGTGCTGAAGGGATTGAGCCGGAGTTAGAAAAAATTGATTACAACTTGCACCATTCTTTAATGCTTGTAACTGCGCTTAATCCACATATCGGCTATGAAAATGCCGCAAAAATTGCTAAAAATGCCCATAAAAAAGGAATTTCTTTAAAAGAAAGCGCATTAGAGTTAGAGTTGGTGAGTGAAGAGGATTATAAAAAGTGGATTGATCCTAGTAAAATGATTGGTCCAAAGACTTAA
- the fliL gene encoding flagellar basal body-associated protein FliL has product MAEEEKKPSKLEGLKQNKMILFIIIGVVALLLIIFIVVGILIFSGGNESEQAGVAPQTQQSAANKGSTANPNSSLLSVGPMYPLDQFIVNLLASGGGKRYLKTSIALELSIPEMQAELDIKRDVLRDTVITILSSKTFEEVQTAKGKQKLKEEMMERINEFLVDGRVVNMFFTEFVVQ; this is encoded by the coding sequence ATGGCTGAAGAAGAAAAAAAACCTTCAAAGCTAGAAGGTTTAAAACAGAATAAAATGATTTTATTTATCATCATTGGTGTGGTTGCGTTGTTGTTGATTATTTTTATTGTTGTTGGAATCTTAATTTTTAGTGGTGGAAATGAGTCAGAACAAGCAGGAGTAGCACCACAAACACAACAAAGTGCAGCAAATAAGGGAAGTACAGCAAATCCAAATAGTAGTCTTTTGAGTGTTGGTCCAATGTATCCGTTGGATCAGTTTATTGTAAATTTGCTTGCTTCAGGAGGTGGGAAGCGTTATTTGAAGACTTCTATTGCATTAGAACTTAGTATTCCAGAAATGCAAGCCGAACTTGATATAAAGCGTGATGTATTGCGTGATACAGTAATTACAATCCTTAGCTCTAAGACATTTGAAGAAGTGCAAACCGCCAAAGGGAAACAAAAACTTAAAGAAGAGATGATGGAACGCATTAATGAATTTTTGGTAGATGGTAGAGTAGTTAATATGTTTTTTACAGAATTTGTTGTGCAATAG
- the secD gene encoding protein translocase subunit SecD, producing MKKAFNTKLLFFVIATLFGIALSVPSIFQTQGPKITLGLDLQGGLNLLLGVKTEDAIKTRYGSLASQINYYALDEQILLDGLNARENSVSFELLDSNEKVKVDAYLKTIPGLNVAENHLNYTISFTETEIMNLKNFAIEQAIGNIRNRLDQFGLSEPSVTKQGEDAILVQLPGIKTQEEEQRALELISKGGHLQMMAVDEARNARVSSMTDLEAQSYGDVILPFVDDEKQKILLKAIPILDGAMLTDARAAYDQNGQPVINFTLNAQGGKIFGDFSGKNVGNRMAIVLDGEVYSAPVIRERIGGGSGQISGGFSVQQASDIAIALRSGALPAPITLLEKRSVGPSLGADSIKASMIALITGAILVVAFMVFYYGIAGFIADIAMVVNILLVIAVMSLFGATLTLPGMAGIILTVGMAVDANVIINERIREGFRAKENFIKSLENGYANASRAIFDSNLTSLIAAVLLYMCGTGAIKGFAITMSIGILASIITAIVGTHGVFRMLQDRIVKSGNYALWFGYKDRSK from the coding sequence ATGAAAAAAGCTTTTAATACAAAGTTGCTTTTTTTTGTTATTGCAACACTTTTTGGAATTGCGCTTTCTGTGCCTTCAATCTTTCAAACACAAGGTCCTAAAATTACTTTAGGTTTAGATTTGCAAGGGGGACTAAATCTACTCTTGGGTGTAAAAACAGAAGATGCAATCAAAACGCGTTATGGCTCTCTTGCATCACAGATTAATTATTATGCTTTAGATGAGCAAATTTTGCTAGATGGATTAAATGCGCGTGAGAATAGCGTAAGTTTTGAACTTTTGGATTCTAATGAAAAGGTAAAGGTAGACGCGTATTTAAAAACGATTCCAGGTTTAAATGTGGCTGAAAATCATTTAAACTACACAATTTCTTTTACGGAAACTGAGATTATGAATCTTAAGAATTTTGCTATTGAACAAGCAATTGGAAATATTAGAAATCGTTTGGATCAGTTTGGGTTATCTGAGCCCAGCGTAACTAAGCAGGGGGAAGATGCTATTTTGGTGCAATTGCCAGGCATTAAAACACAAGAAGAAGAGCAGCGTGCTTTAGAATTGATTTCAAAGGGTGGTCATTTGCAAATGATGGCAGTTGATGAAGCGCGTAATGCAAGAGTTTCATCAATGACGGATTTAGAAGCGCAATCCTATGGTGATGTAATCTTACCCTTTGTAGATGATGAAAAACAAAAGATCTTGTTAAAAGCGATTCCTATTTTAGATGGTGCAATGCTAACAGATGCAAGGGCGGCGTATGATCAAAATGGACAGCCTGTGATTAATTTTACTCTTAATGCGCAAGGTGGTAAGATTTTTGGTGATTTTTCTGGAAAAAATGTTGGCAATCGTATGGCTATTGTATTAGATGGTGAAGTGTATTCAGCCCCTGTGATTAGAGAGAGAATTGGAGGGGGAAGTGGGCAAATTAGCGGTGGTTTTAGTGTGCAGCAAGCAAGTGATATTGCAATTGCCCTTAGAAGTGGGGCTTTGCCAGCACCTATTACCTTGCTAGAAAAGCGTAGTGTAGGTCCTTCGCTTGGTGCTGATAGCATTAAAGCTTCCATGATTGCATTAATTACAGGTGCAATTTTAGTTGTGGCATTTATGGTGTTTTATTATGGGATTGCAGGGTTTATTGCTGATATTGCAATGGTTGTAAATATCTTGCTAGTAATTGCAGTGATGTCTTTATTTGGAGCAACTTTGACGCTTCCAGGTATGGCTGGAATCATCTTAACTGTGGGTATGGCAGTAGATGCAAATGTGATTATTAATGAAAGGATTCGTGAGGGATTTCGCGCTAAAGAAAACTTTATAAAATCCTTAGAAAATGGCTACGCTAATGCTTCAAGGGCAATTTTTGATTCCAATTTAACTTCTTTGATTGCTGCAGTATTGCTTTATATGTGTGGCACAGGAGCAATTAAAGGGTTTGCAATTACAATGAGTATTGGAATTTTAGCTTCTATTATCACCGCAATTGTCGGCACACACGGAGTTTTTAGAATGTTGCAAGATCGTATTGTAAAGTCAGGTAATTATGCATTATGGTTTGGCTATAAAGATAGAAGCAAATAA
- the secF gene encoding protein translocase subunit SecF, whose product MDFFKHNRIYDFVKMSSYGIVLSLILFVGSLILFVKPGFTLGVDFAGGTIIQVQYDKPAPLAEIRKTLEAVDAYNGVQVSEFGSPEEILIKLPTASSSVNQDIGQEVANILKNTGNLSVRRVDIVGPKVGNELKEKGALALVLALASIMLYVSYRYEWRFALAAILALVHDIVIATGAVILFDIDLSLEVIAALLTLIGYSINDTIIIFDRIRETIGIRVNDSLENVVNEALSATLSRTVLTSLTVFFTVFTLYAFGGEIIKGFSLPMLVGSIVGSYSSIFVASKLVILFKFDLKKYYQKVTEAERKALEKKKLREMYERGRV is encoded by the coding sequence ATGGATTTTTTTAAACATAATAGAATCTATGATTTTGTAAAAATGTCTAGTTATGGAATCGTGCTTTCTTTAATTTTATTTGTGGGTTCTCTCATTTTATTTGTTAAACCAGGATTCACATTAGGTGTAGATTTTGCTGGTGGGACGATTATCCAAGTGCAATATGATAAACCAGCGCCTTTAGCAGAGATTAGAAAAACATTAGAAGCAGTGGATGCTTATAATGGAGTGCAAGTTAGTGAGTTTGGTTCGCCAGAAGAAATTTTAATTAAACTCCCAACTGCTTCATCAAGTGTTAATCAAGATATTGGACAAGAAGTTGCAAATATCTTAAAGAATACTGGTAATCTTAGTGTGCGTCGTGTAGATATTGTGGGACCAAAAGTAGGCAATGAGCTAAAAGAAAAAGGTGCTTTAGCTTTGGTTTTGGCTTTAGCTAGTATTATGCTTTATGTCTCTTACCGCTATGAGTGGAGATTTGCATTAGCAGCGATTTTGGCGCTTGTGCATGATATTGTTATTGCTACTGGAGCTGTAATTTTATTTGATATTGATTTGAGTTTAGAGGTTATTGCTGCACTTTTAACACTGATTGGTTATTCTATTAACGATACAATTATTATTTTTGATAGGATCCGTGAAACCATTGGGATACGCGTTAATGATAGCTTGGAAAATGTTGTCAATGAAGCACTTTCAGCTACGCTTTCAAGAACTGTTTTAACTTCTCTTACTGTATTTTTTACAGTCTTTACGCTTTATGCTTTTGGTGGGGAGATTATTAAGGGCTTTAGTTTGCCAATGTTGGTAGGATCCATTGTTGGAAGCTATAGCTCTATTTTTGTTGCAAGCAAACTTGTTATTTTATTTAAATTTGATTTGAAAAAATATTACCAAAAAGTTACAGAAGCAGAGCGTAAAGCATTAGAAAAAAAGAAACTGCGTGAAATGTATGAGAGAGGGAGAGTGTAA
- the acpS gene encoding holo-ACP synthase, which yields MLCVGVDIVSIKRIEMFVKRYQTQGLRRFLSEFEISLVKTPQSIAGFWAAKEACAKALKCGIGKELGFHDILLSKSNKGAPLLQLTPEKLAYFKVQDLSLSISHDAGFAIAVVAASMENH from the coding sequence ATGTTATGTGTTGGGGTTGATATTGTTAGCATAAAACGCATAGAAATGTTTGTCAAGAGATATCAGACACAAGGGCTTAGGCGTTTTTTAAGTGAATTTGAGATTTCTCTTGTAAAGACTCCCCAAAGCATTGCTGGCTTTTGGGCAGCTAAAGAAGCTTGCGCAAAGGCTTTAAAATGTGGAATTGGAAAGGAATTAGGATTCCACGATATTTTGCTTTCAAAAAGCAATAAAGGTGCGCCTTTGTTGCAGCTCACTCCAGAAAAGCTTGCTTATTTTAAAGTGCAAGATTTAAGTCTTTCTATCTCGCATGATGCAGGGTTTGCTATTGCAGTTGTTGCTGCAAGTATGGAAAATCATTAG
- the glnA gene encoding type I glutamate--ammonia ligase → MQRLAMDRKAVEEFFNYCKENEVEFIDFRFTDIKGVWHHFSFDAEVIDASSFEGIPFDGSSLPAWQPVDKSDMVLIPDPVRYFIDPFTADTTVVVFCDVWDIYKDEPYEKCPRSIIKRAMNHLKETGIGDVAYFGPENEFFVFDSIKIKDSVNCQYYELDTEEGEWNRNKEFEGVNFGHRPGTKGGYFPVAPVDSMVDLRAEMVKVLKQVGLETFVVHHEVAQGQGEIGVKFGDMLEAADNVQKLKYVVKMVAHLNGKTATFMPKPLYGDNGSGMHVHISIWKDNRNLFAGDSYQGLSQMALHFLGGVLKHARALAAFTNPSTNSYKRLIPGFEAPSILTYSAQNRSASIRIPYNSGEKAKRMEFRFPDSSSNPYLAFASLLMAGIDGIKNKIEPGEPMEINLFELHLDEIREKGIKQLPHTLRHAIEEMLVDRAYLKEGGVFSEEFIQAYKTYKFETEIWPWEARPHPFEFITTYSC, encoded by the coding sequence ATGCAAAGATTGGCAATGGATAGAAAAGCAGTAGAAGAGTTTTTTAATTATTGCAAAGAAAATGAAGTTGAATTTATTGATTTTCGTTTTACGGATATTAAGGGTGTTTGGCATCATTTTTCTTTTGATGCTGAAGTGATTGATGCAAGTAGTTTTGAAGGGATTCCTTTTGATGGGAGTTCACTTCCTGCTTGGCAGCCTGTGGATAAGTCTGATATGGTCTTAATCCCAGATCCTGTGCGCTATTTTATTGATCCTTTCACTGCGGATACAACAGTGGTCGTGTTTTGTGATGTGTGGGATATTTATAAAGATGAGCCTTACGAAAAATGTCCGCGCTCTATCATTAAGCGTGCTATGAATCATCTTAAAGAAACTGGAATTGGTGATGTGGCATATTTTGGTCCAGAGAATGAATTTTTTGTGTTTGATTCTATTAAAATTAAAGATTCTGTAAATTGCCAGTATTATGAGCTTGATACAGAAGAGGGTGAATGGAATCGCAACAAGGAATTTGAAGGGGTGAATTTTGGGCATCGTCCTGGCACTAAGGGAGGATATTTTCCAGTGGCTCCAGTAGATTCTATGGTGGATTTGCGTGCTGAAATGGTTAAGGTGTTAAAGCAAGTGGGCTTAGAGACTTTTGTGGTGCATCACGAAGTGGCACAAGGGCAGGGTGAAATTGGTGTGAAGTTTGGGGATATGCTTGAAGCTGCGGATAATGTTCAAAAGCTTAAATATGTTGTGAAAATGGTAGCGCATTTAAATGGCAAAACAGCAACCTTTATGCCAAAGCCTCTTTATGGCGATAATGGTAGTGGAATGCATGTGCATATTAGCATTTGGAAAGATAATAGGAATCTTTTTGCGGGGGATTCTTATCAAGGTTTAAGTCAAATGGCATTGCACTTTTTGGGGGGTGTATTAAAGCATGCAAGGGCGTTAGCTGCCTTTACAAATCCTAGTACAAACTCTTATAAACGCCTTATTCCGGGCTTTGAGGCACCAAGCATTTTGACTTATTCTGCACAAAATAGAAGTGCAAGTATTAGGATTCCTTATAATAGTGGAGAAAAGGCAAAGAGAATGGAGTTTAGATTCCCTGATAGCTCTAGTAATCCTTATTTAGCATTTGCATCGCTTCTTATGGCAGGGATTGACGGGATTAAAAACAAGATTGAGCCAGGGGAGCCTATGGAGATTAATCTTTTTGAGTTGCATTTAGATGAAATTCGCGAAAAAGGCATTAAGCAGCTTCCACACACACTCAGACACGCTATTGAAGAAATGTTGGTGGATAGAGCGTATTTAAAAGAAGGTGGAGTGTTTAGTGAAGAGTTTATCCAAGCCTATAAAACTTATAAATTTGAAACAGAAATCTGGCCTTGGGAAGCCCGCCCTCATCCTTTTGAATTTATTACTACTTATAGCTGTTAA
- the gatA gene encoding Asp-tRNA(Asn)/Glu-tRNA(Gln) amidotransferase subunit GatA, translating into MPTLQEALKLDKDGIQALKNTLKEKIKASDLNAYVGALEDADTDLIPIAIKDNINVKGWEITCGSKILEGYIAPYNASVIENLKHKGFAPFGRTNMDEFAMGSTTASSCYGKTLNPRNKERVPGGSSGGSAAAVAGGIALAALGSDTGGSIRQPASFCGCVGLKPTYGRVSRYGLVAYSSSLDQIGPITQNVSDCALLFDAIAGYDRMDSTSANLESPSTFEDLNAKRKLKIAILPEFLKNADSSIQNAYQKTIDILSQNGHTIFEKQMLDTSYMIAAYYVICTAEASSNLARFDGVRYGKRAENLSNLKELYLKTRSQGFGDEVKRRILLGSFVLSSGYYDAYYIKAQKVRTLIARQYEEILQDCDVILSPVAPSVAFSFEACKTPLQMYLEDIYTIGVNLAGLPAISLPVDSDEGLPIGMQFIGKAFDEQTLLDIALHLENTLK; encoded by the coding sequence ATTCCAACACTACAAGAAGCACTAAAGCTTGATAAAGATGGCATCCAGGCTTTAAAGAACACACTCAAAGAAAAGATTAAAGCAAGTGATTTAAACGCTTATGTAGGAGCATTAGAAGATGCTGATACAGATCTTATTCCTATTGCTATTAAAGACAATATTAATGTTAAAGGATGGGAGATTACTTGTGGGAGTAAGATTTTAGAAGGTTATATTGCCCCTTATAATGCAAGTGTGATTGAAAATTTAAAACATAAGGGCTTCGCTCCTTTTGGACGCACAAATATGGACGAATTTGCGATGGGTAGCACAACGGCTAGTAGTTGCTATGGTAAAACTTTAAATCCTAGAAATAAAGAGAGAGTTCCGGGTGGAAGTAGTGGTGGAAGTGCAGCGGCAGTAGCAGGTGGAATTGCACTTGCGGCACTTGGAAGCGACACTGGTGGGAGCATTAGACAACCTGCTAGTTTTTGTGGTTGTGTGGGGCTAAAGCCAACTTATGGTAGGGTTAGTCGTTATGGGCTTGTGGCGTATAGTTCAAGCTTGGATCAAATTGGACCAATTACGCAAAATGTGAGTGATTGTGCATTGCTTTTTGATGCAATTGCAGGTTATGATAGGATGGATTCCACAAGCGCAAATTTAGAATCGCCAAGCACTTTTGAAGATTTAAATGCTAAGCGTAAGTTAAAAATTGCAATCTTGCCAGAGTTTTTAAAGAATGCAGATTCTAGTATTCAAAATGCTTATCAAAAAACCATAGATATTCTAAGTCAAAATGGACATACAATTTTTGAAAAGCAAATGCTAGATACTAGCTATATGATTGCTGCATATTATGTGATTTGTACGGCTGAAGCAAGCTCAAATCTAGCGCGTTTTGATGGGGTGCGCTATGGAAAAAGAGCAGAGAATTTAAGTAATCTTAAAGAATTATATCTTAAAACACGATCCCAAGGCTTTGGCGATGAGGTGAAGCGCAGGATCTTGCTTGGCTCTTTTGTCTTAAGTAGTGGATATTATGATGCGTATTATATTAAAGCACAAAAGGTGCGCACGCTAATTGCAAGGCAATATGAAGAGATTTTGCAGGATTGTGATGTGATTTTATCCCCTGTTGCGCCAAGCGTTGCTTTTAGTTTTGAAGCGTGTAAAACACCTTTGCAAATGTATTTAGAAGATATTTATACTATTGGTGTAAATTTAGCTGGGTTACCTGCAATCTCTTTGCCTGTGGATAGTGATGAGGGCTTGCCTATTGGAATGCAGTTTATTGGAAAGGCTTTTGATGAACAAACGCTTTTGGATATTGCATTGCATTTAGAAAATACATTAAAATAA
- the guaB gene encoding IMP dehydrogenase → MKIRARALTFEDVLLVPAYSEILPKEVSLQTKFSRNITLNAPLVSAAMDTVTEERTAIAMARLGGIGIIHKNMDILTQVALIKKVKKSESGVIIDPIYISPNSTLADAKEITDNYKISGVPVVDEHGSLIGILTNRDMRFETDLTRPVKDVMTKAPLITGRVGTSLEEARNIMNKHKIEKLPIVNEKGILKGLITIKDIQKRIEYPNSNKDDFGRLRVGAAIGVFQYERARALVDAGVDVLVLDSAHGHSKGILETIKTIKKDLVVDIVAGNVATGEGAQALIDAGVDGVKVGIGPGSICTTRIVAGVGVPQITAIDAVAKVCQKAQIPVIADGGIKYSGDIAKALAVGASSVMIGSMLAGTEESPGETIIYQGRQYKTYRGMGSLGAMNRGSADRYFQEGTAQEKLVPEGIEGRVPYRGRIADVVHQMLGGLRSSMGYLGSKDIPTLWEKAEFVEITQSGLRESHVHDVMITKEAPNYHINH, encoded by the coding sequence ATGAAGATTAGAGCGCGCGCATTAACCTTTGAAGATGTTTTATTGGTTCCTGCATATTCTGAGATTTTACCTAAAGAAGTCTCTTTGCAAACGAAATTTTCACGCAATATCACCTTAAATGCCCCTCTTGTTTCTGCGGCAATGGATACAGTTACAGAAGAGCGCACAGCAATTGCAATGGCAAGGCTTGGAGGAATTGGAATTATCCATAAAAATATGGATATTCTAACACAGGTTGCACTCATTAAAAAGGTAAAAAAAAGCGAGAGCGGAGTGATTATTGATCCTATCTATATTTCTCCTAACTCCACACTTGCTGACGCAAAAGAGATTACAGATAATTATAAAATTTCAGGTGTGCCAGTAGTTGATGAGCATGGAAGTTTAATTGGAATACTAACAAATCGTGATATGCGCTTTGAGACAGATTTAACGCGCCCAGTTAAAGATGTGATGACGAAAGCACCGCTAATTACAGGGAGAGTTGGCACAAGTTTAGAAGAAGCGCGCAATATTATGAATAAGCATAAAATTGAAAAGCTTCCTATCGTCAATGAAAAAGGCATCTTAAAAGGATTAATTACTATTAAAGATATTCAAAAACGCATTGAGTATCCTAATTCCAATAAAGATGATTTTGGGCGTTTGCGTGTTGGGGCTGCAATTGGTGTATTCCAATATGAGAGAGCAAGGGCACTTGTGGATGCTGGGGTTGATGTGTTGGTTTTGGATTCTGCACACGGACATAGCAAAGGGATTTTGGAAACCATTAAGACTATTAAAAAAGATTTGGTGGTTGATATTGTTGCGGGAAATGTCGCTACAGGAGAAGGTGCGCAAGCCTTAATTGATGCAGGAGTTGATGGGGTGAAGGTGGGTATTGGACCTGGAAGTATTTGTACAACAAGAATAGTGGCAGGTGTTGGTGTGCCACAAATTACTGCAATTGATGCTGTTGCAAAAGTATGTCAAAAAGCCCAAATTCCAGTAATTGCTGATGGTGGTATTAAATATTCTGGAGATATTGCAAAGGCTTTAGCAGTGGGTGCCTCTAGTGTTATGATTGGAAGTATGTTGGCAGGTACGGAAGAATCTCCAGGAGAGACAATTATTTACCAAGGAAGACAATATAAAACTTATCGCGGAATGGGAAGTTTGGGAGCGATGAATCGTGGAAGTGCAGATCGGTATTTTCAAGAAGGAACAGCGCAAGAAAAACTTGTTCCAGAGGGTATTGAAGGGCGTGTCCCCTATCGTGGAAGGATTGCTGATGTTGTTCATCAAATGCTTGGTGGATTGCGCTCATCTATGGGATATTTGGGGTCCAAAGATATTCCAACGCTTTGGGAGAAGGCGGAGTTTGTGGAGATTACACAAAGTGGCTTAAGGGAATCACATGTGCATGATGTAATGATTACCAAGGAAGCACCAAATTATCATATTAATCATTAA
- the yajC gene encoding preprotein translocase subunit YajC, translating to MENAGNIFTQLLPLIVLIAIFYFLIIRPQQTQAKRHREMIANLDKGDKVVTSGGFIVEIVKKEEEFFMVRLNDDTLVKLSKDYVAKKIEQ from the coding sequence ATGGAAAATGCTGGAAATATCTTTACACAATTGCTTCCGCTAATTGTGCTAATTGCGATTTTTTATTTCTTGATTATTCGTCCGCAACAGACACAAGCAAAGCGTCATAGAGAGATGATTGCCAATCTTGATAAGGGAGATAAAGTTGTAACAAGTGGTGGATTTATCGTGGAAATTGTTAAAAAAGAAGAAGAGTTTTTTATGGTGCGTTTAAATGATGATACGCTTGTAAAGCTTTCTAAAGATTATGTTGCTAAGAAAATTGAACAATAA